CACGTTTTCTGGAGTGCAGTCCTTACACACTTCACCTGAAAATGAACACAATTTACCACTTCTCTCTCAAACTGGCCACCACAGATTTTCAACAACAGCTGCAAACTTGGGTTGAATTAGAATGGAAAACCAGCTGTCTAACTCCATGATTCTAAACTGCTGCTGTGAACTGGCATTGCTGTTAGCAGAGCCACCACAAAACATGGAAGTTCAGGATGTTTTATATAGTCTTCAAAAATCAAATAGAGTGCATACATATAGCGAATACAAACAGCAGTCCTCAGGACAAGTTTCATGATGCTACAATAAGCAAAATGAGTAGCTTTGAAGTCTGAAAACACTGTCTTTAAATTGGTCTATTGTGCCTAAGAATTAGGAATGATCTCCAGTTAAGAGGGACAAAAGGACATTAACATATTTCCTAAAGAGAAGAGTGATAACTATAGAATTCAAGCCACAATTCTGAATTCCCTTGGCTTTCTTGTATTAAGAATTGCaatattaaacattttaagaTTGTAAAATGCCATTGTTAAGGTATGCAGATGCAAACATGTACAACTGTATATACATGTTAGCTGCCAAGGCAAGATTTTTATAAGAATTCATGTGTACGTGCGCAGAAGATATAATCCCTTTATAGTGTACTGGGGAGGAGAAACACTAACAATTTGCAGAATGGATTTCAAATTGTACTCCACTGGCAGCACTTCAGGAGAAAGAATTAACACTGAATACTACTATCGGGCATCTTACTTAAAATTTCATGGTTTTAGGGAACTACATTACGGTATACCAATCCCTGTCACTGTTATGTACTGAGCAGTACCTTGTTCTCTAATGACTCAGGCcatcaattaaaaataattccacATGTGAAAACATGCACACAAATTTGGTGCTTAACCTGCACATGCAATTGCTATAGTTCTGCATGTAAATTAGGGGACTGCCAACGCAAAGGGACAATTCTGATCATTTATGCATGGAATCCCCTCATTTGAAAACATGGGCCTCTGTGTGAAAATAGGAAAAAGTTCCTTTGATTTATTTGCATTCCACAGACTTCATGGAAAAAGATGTTAGTTTCCTTGCAAGTAAATTTAAAACTTGTGTCTAAAGGGGAAAGATTCCCAAGTCTACAAAGTGAAAATTCTGATTAGAGGCCtttcctgcttccactgaaattaatagcaaAACCTCCATGGGAGTGGGGCATTCTAAGGgattattttaaaaccaagaatAGTTGGATGGTTAATTTTTAGATTGTGGATTCCACAATCACACAGAGATTAAGCAGTAGTTTGCTTACACCTGTGTGTTACATCATGGGTGTGAAATTATAGGTATATACACTATGAACATGATTTATAAACTGCATGCTTTGCATAGTTATATAAGTTACGCATTCTTTCACTTCGACTCCTTTTCTCATTTACAAAGGGTCAGAGCTGCCCACAATTATTTGCCACTCTTTCAAGTTCATGGAATGGGTTCATAGGTCTTGCAGTTCGAGTCCTCTTCAAACTTCTCTtcagagtctttccattgcaTCCTTAGTCTTCCATGTCCTTTCCTGCTGTCCCCTATATTTTTATATAGCTCCTAGACATCAGAATACTTCACTTTTTACAAGTCTGATGAAGCATTTCTTCAGATGGCAAAGAAGTTTATGAAGCTCTCATACATGTCCAAGCagtttaagaacatatttccataaTGGGAAAGTCTCTTACCTGAAAGACAGCTCTATCAGAGTCATACCAGTAAATACAGGTGTATAAAGAGTGTCTTCTTCAAAGAGGGTGGAAAAAGGGGATACTGCATTTGCAGAAGAATACCAGTCTTTTTGAAATTTTGAGAGTTTTCTGTCTCAAACAGGTGGGAAAACAGTAGCTTTCTGTTCAACAGGCAGATAAGAAGAATTCAATTGACACTGGCTATCCTTTGCTTGGATTGATTTTTTGGAGGACCTGGGGGCTACACCAATCACTTCCAGGCTCTCGTTTGTTAGGCTGCTGTCAGGCAGGATATGAGAGACTTCAGAGTTTCGTTAAAATTCTAAGTTTTAATAGTAACTTGAGTTATTTGAGGCACTTACAGAACATAGTGATACTGTGGCTCAGGTAGTACCATGGAAATCACCTGTCTGATCATAGCAGCCAGTACTGATGTATCAATAGCTacctacttagattgtaaactcctcaagGTAGGGAGTGTCTTTGTATAGTGCTTAGAACAAGGGGAGAGGGTAATCTTTGTTTGGGGTCCCCTATGTACTACGGCAAcacaaaaagtaatagaagcaaATTTactcaaattatttaaaatgttttaagtttTCAGaaagatacagactaacacggctgttactctgaaacctaagttttCAGAGACATTCGGAGGCATGGCCATTAAACAAGCTATGGCCTGAGGACACCAACAAACTCTTCTGGCTTTCTTCTCTAGCCATAAATCATTTGTGCCAGCAAAGTCAATTCCGATGGATAAAGTGCATGACAGTTGCTCAACGGACCAGCAAAAAAAGTCCAAAACACAAAAACCAcaactcttccccaccctcctccatAAAACAGAACAACATCAATGCTTATGCTCCATCATTACCCTGCAATGCTGGCTTGTGTTTAAAATTGCACTTGTAAGGCTGCCTCTGCTTTTAAAACAGCCACAATGCTCCAATGGCCACAGCCACCCAAAACATTTGCGTTCAGTCTCTCTTTAGTCCAGGTTCTTCCTGATACATCCTACAAAGCCATGAAAGTGAATTCTTCAGACATCATATTTATCCCAGTCTTTTAAAAGACAACTCTCCCTTTCAGAATGCTTCCTGTGTTGGTCAGTCATTTTGGTTAACAGAAGTGGAAGAGTTTCAGAAGGCTTCCATTAGTTGCTGGTCCCCTAAAGAGCAAAGCTGTAGCCGTTTAAATCCTTGTATAATCATGCCCCCTCCTACCTTGCTGATCTCACTACTACCTACCTTCTCCCTCTGCACTGTATCCAACCCATCTTGCACTCATGCAAAAAGTGGAGACTATAATTGCTTTAGCCCTACCATATTGAACAGACTTGACTCTGGTTTATCTTCATATTCTGTCTGAAGATGCACCACTTCCTGTTTGTCGGCAGTTCTACAAAAAGTCCACAGAAACACGTACATACCCAGAGGACAAGTTGGGATTTTACTTGACCTGCAAGGATAGCACCGGAAAATTCTGCTCATCTGCACAAAGTAGGGCAGAGGCAACCATTTGATAGATAAGTAAAAGTTCATTAGCATTTTGATTATTATGGCAAGGGTGGAAAAGTAGACAGCAGCAAAAGTCTACCAACCCAAGCCCTCCCCGGCCAGCCTTATTTAGGAATAACAAAAAGATGGCTTCCCTTTCTATTttttaagtgcttcaggattcaaAGGTGTGCGAATAAGCTTCAATCTATTGCACATCTTAATCTGATGGCTTCTGAAATTGGAATCCAAGAAAGATTATATGGGTAGCTGACTGAAAAGAATGTGTCATCTACAGATCATGCTTGAATATAGTGAATATACATGCCTTATAGTTAGTATTATTACTGCCTTATAGTAACATTACTATTAATAGTATTATTACCGTTACTAATATTACTGCCTTAGAGTGTCACTTTGTATAAATTCTCAGGCTTACTGACTCCAATCACTGAAGACTGAAAAACAGCAGAGgatacctagtaaataaacagaCTGACAATGTGGTTATTCTAAACATCAGTATTCCATCAAATGTGCTTCTCTGGAGACTGGTTCTGGAGACTAAAATGCGGCTGGAGGAAACACTGTTGAGATAAGGCTAGCAATTTCCTGATGCCGTACATAAGCTTCAAAGTGACTAACTGcaggccctttaaaaaaaattaattgactttGACAAAAGTAACGAAATGAACTTTAATGTctgggctttatttttttttttttttttttttttttttttaagatgctaCATAGTCAAACAGGATTGGTCTTTTTACGGCATAGAACTAGTTTACTACTAATTTTTTTGCTAGATAGACTATTTATTTACATACAAAAACAGTTTCCTGACTGCTGTTTCCCCAATGTTTAAGTGATCAAAACTTTAACAATTACATAGTGCCCAAAACATGAGGGGGCAGAAAAATCTTGCATCACTACAGCAGTAATTTTTTAGTTCTATCCACTGGTTTTAGAACAGGTGCCTTTTTATACCATAGGATTAGTCAATATGTGACAATAAGGAAACATGAGATGAAATACATTAAATAAGTTAAATATGCATTAAACATCTCTGAATAACATTTCAATTCAACTAAATGAACCAACAGCAATATAGCTTGGTCCCTTTCAGAGAACAAGGCATTGACCTTTATTCGAAATGAGTGTCATACCAGTCAATATATGCCTCTTAATGATGCCTAGCACATTCAGCGCTGCCACATAAATGAATAGTGAGAAGCTGAAAAGAACTGTAAGTGCCAATGAATTGTTAATTTGCACGGAGTTGAAGACACTAACAAACTGTTAACTTTGTGAGCAGAATGGTGGATCAACATATTTTACAGAAGTTATCAACCCCTCCTGCCTAACCCAGCTCCAAACATCCAAAAGGGCCAGCTCCAGCAGTGGAAgaataatttgttttttgtttgtttgttttttttaaaatggacagGGGGACAGCAACATGTACCAAGGGCTAAGTGTTTAAAGTGACATTGACAGTATGCCATTGTAGTGTTAACTCATGATTTTTTCCTCATCACTTAATAAAGAACATTCTTTATCATTCATTCACTCATTGTACATTTTAAACTTTCAAGAAGATTACGTTATGTTATAGTTGTGCAGGGGTAATTTAAAGGCAAGACCTGTGAGATGTcatacattaatttttttaaaacattgttatGAATAAATTTGATCCAATGATATGGCAGAACCATCAAGCCAATTTACAATCCTCAGCATGCTGCCTTTACAAGGCTATTTTCCCTATAATTACACCAACAATAAAGAACAAAACCACCAGAGCAAGTAGTCTAGTGCTGAGCCCTTCCTCCTTGACAACAGTTGCAGATGCAGATATTGGGTTGTTTGTCTGGGGAGCCCTTCTCATCCGCAGACCATCTTCTTCCTACAGGAAGGAACCCTAATGATtagttttgaccaaaaaaaagctgtatttaaaaaaaaccaccacacccCAAGACCCTATTGTTAACTAAGCCTATTAGGTGAGTTTCTTTGGAAAGGCACACAATTTTGATGCAGAAGTATGACAACTCGTCTCCATTCTAGTCCTACCAGTTCATTTGAATGaggataaaaaaacaaaaaaaatttattcAAGAAGTGtcccacaaataaataaataaatatggacaGGGGGACAGCAACTtcgagggcctgattttcagtacTATGCACACAAGTAAGCTGTGCAAATTTGCAAATTTGAACACTATCTTGCACTTATGAAGATGCCAATCACCAATGGAATAACCTTGAATTATAAAGTAGCAATTTTTCTCAGGTACTTGAGCTAAGTATTTCCATGCTAATATTAAATGACATCTCACTGACACTACTGAGAATTACTGGCACACGTTGTCCTTCAATCCTATCAGTGCTCTCGATTGAAGAAGAGTCAGGTTAGTGATTGGATGAGATACCTATATTACAACTGCTGATGGAGGAGCTTTAATTTTAATTGGATACAGTATTCATTACTTCCTGACCTAAACAGTTGCGTAGTAGTGCTGCAGGCCGTGAACCACGTCAGAACGACTGTATTCAGGGGTGGATAAAGTGAGCCCTTTGTGCCCATACCATTCAAGTATCAGAGGGCTGGTGTTAGAGACATTCAACTACAGCCTAACACTAATCATGGAATTAAAAAAGGCATGTCAAATAGTTGCAACATGGAAGTAACAGACTCAAGTTTGGGCAAATAAAATTAAGCTATTCTtccaaaaggaatttttttttaaaattgtaataaaaTTACTAAAACTTCAAAAATTCACAGGGCAAGTTGGACACTTCCTTACTTTTGACTTGTGTTTTTTGCAATTGCTCATTCCAACAGGATGTTCAGTCTACAGCACTGCTCATTAcagctgtgttttaaaaacaacaacaacaaaacactagAGTCTTTATACCACTTAATATTTGCCAAATGAAGCAGGTCACAGACAGTTAAGAGGTTTTATAGTTCATGTCTTAGGCGctgaaggccagattctcagacaAGTTAGACACccaatttgcatgcacaattagGCTAAGTAGGAGCTGCTCTGCAAACAGTTGTGTATCTATGTTGGAAGATCTGGTACATAGTCTAATCTGTTATACTGAGGTACCAATAACTGTTGCTGTACTGCTGCAAAAACAGACATTTATGAAGGGATTTTCTGAAGGCAGGCCTAATACTAGAGTCCTGTAATTGACAATATGGATCTACGTTcaccttaaaaaaagaaaatggagagagaaaactATCATGAAGGCTGGTGGACACAAGGACTGAGAATATGTACTAAGGTTTCAATCTCTACAAGATTTTAACAGAACACTTTAGCAAATATTTGCAGAGACCATTTATGCTGTGAGCCTTCAATATGCTGTACTGAAGAATATTGCTTTACTGCTACATGTGGAcagtccagatccacaaaggaaaaaaaatgaacaaaccaaGTTCTGATCCATGTAACTCTGTCGTGCCACACTGCACAGTATCCTCCAATTTTGGCTTCAATCTTTTAAGTTATTCTTCATGGGTCTTTGGTGAAAGCAAAAAATCAGAACGAGCTTTCCCCTTATAATTGTAATAACTTAAAAGAAAGGCTCAGCACAACAGTATGAAAACTCCATAATAAGAAGCACACTTAAACTTAAGTGCCATGAGAAACGTATTTAagaaagatttttgaaaatcatATGGCATTTCAGACAATCATCTTGCGAGACACCAGCAAAGTGAGGACATAATGAGAAACTAAGCCAGCATCTAGCATGCTTTAAGAGACataaaaatggaggaaaaacaaaacagatttttaaatggtAAAGATTTATTTCACACTTAAACCACTACTAAAAGAAGGATGAACATACAATCTCTTTCAATGTGACTGTGTCCCATATTACTATTTTCAGCTTTATAGCTACTTCTAGGCCTAGATCTAGAGAGCAATTAAAAACGGATTTAAAAAGAGTACTTCAAAACAGTGACAAGTGGTTCTTATATACTGAGCTTTCATACTGCTGGGCTGGTTAAGGCACGAACCAATGGTCCTCTTGCACTCTGGCTAACAGTTTAGAGTATGCATTTTAATAGCTTTGGACATTATgagtgggatttccaaaagtgctcaGTATTGGCCTGACTCTGCCCCTGCTGAACTCAGTGGTCAAACTCCCAACTGATGTAGATGGGAGCAGACTTTGCCCAATGctgactgcttttgaaaattctgccctAAATTCATTCTACAAAACAAcaaagaggggaggagagaatgaATCATTTTGGGTCACTGTCATTTCGCTTTGCCAGGCTGTATGCTTCAGACTTCAGCCCATGCCCCAAGAGTGCATGGATTTATGCACTTCATTTTGATGGCAAAAACTAAATCTGCAGATAAGAATGTGTGTTTTCCTTACATGTGTAACTAATGCTTAAGTACCATGGCCCATGCCAACCACTCCCACCCACAAAGAGGGCTTCAAACTCAAATGGGCAGAActcaaaagaaaaatctttaCCTTAAACTGTTTATTCTCCTCCCGTAACCTCTGAACTTCTACTTGAAGCCTCTTATATTCTTCCATTACTTTCTTAACTTCAGTGTCATCCAAGGAAGAACTTATTGATTTAGACATTACAGAGGATTCTGTCTTTGCAGTTGTGGatagaattttatttatttctacatCATGCTGTCAAAAAAAGGACAGTGATCTTAGGGtgattattaaaaaaagaaaaaaccacaCCTTATATTGAGAGGACTATTAGATAACTACTCTGCATTCCTGAACTGTgcctatcttaaaaaaaaaaaatcttaaactttCTTTTTGCAGCCTTTATTTCCACTTTCTGGTTTAGGGCAAAAGTCAGAGCAGCAGCAAATCACAGACAGGGAGATTCCTAGACCAGGACTCTGCCTCTCAATGacgggacaggggttgggggacACACGTTTTGATTTGCTGtttgctctccctcccccactgccccaatACACTAACAGAAACTGTTTGGGGGCATTAGTGCCACCATGAGTCTGAGCAGGAGGGAAGCATGGAGAGCACAGAATGGCAAATAGTTGCTTCCTATACATGCTGAGACAGTATCTTTGCCCAAGCTGCACCTGGCCCATTGCCAGGAAGCCACCTCTTGACCTTGCAGTACATCTGAACACCCTCACTGCCCTCAGCTGGCCACCACTTCTATACTACAGAAGTATAGGAGggtagagaagggggagccaccCTTCAAACTAGTTTAGAGAACAGGAGTTGATATTTTAAACACTCATTTGTAGTAAGGATGTATGTGGAGAAACAATTCCCTATTCGCCATTCCAAATACGAGCCTGGACAGAAGGAGCTCAGGGATTTCTTCCCAAACCCTTCCCTTTGAACTTCTTGCATATTCTGTACTTAGGCACATAGAGCCAAGCCCTTGTGAAAAGCACAAGTACTGGTAAAAGCCTTGTGACAAGGAATAAAGGTTATAAGAATAAAGAATAGGATCTTGTTGCTACTTACGGTCTATTTTTGTCCTaatgaatttttaaagaaaaaccaaAACTGCAACTTCAGGAGTTATGTTCAGACATATGAGGTTGCAAGTTTCACATAGATACAGGTCCATatttcccccacctcccaaagAGTGTGCATACAAAAGTGCATTGGCCTGACACATGTGAATATAAATCCCAGAGTGAATGTGCACAATGTGGGGTTTGCAGATGCACAGTATTACAAGTCTGGTCCACAGATGCATAGAAAGAGGTATAAAAGATCACAGAAGGCTTCTTGGGCTTGTAGGGCTTGTTACAAATACATAATTGTATTTGCACTAGCTTGAATGCAGTCTGCTCTTGTGCTTCCTATACATGAGGGTGAATGCACTAGATACACATTAATAGGCAGATCTTAATTAATCAATTCTGCATTTGAGGACACTTATTTCCATCATGAATTAATCAGTATCTTCTCTGCCCCAACAAGAAACACCACAGCTCAGCTCCTAACCAGCAGGAATCCCAGGCCACAGTTGCTATCTTGGTACTTGACCCCTTGCTAGCCTTCTACTTTTAAAACACCGTTTCACTCTCAGGAAACCCCATCAGATCAGGAAGGTGGTAAACTGGAAAGGCAACAAGTGGAAGCTTGTTCTGCTGACGCTTGTGTTGTATTTGCTCTggggataaacagaggacttctgTGATATCAAACAGCACCTTTCAAcgaggctgaatttttttttaatgccatctTTCATTAAGGAACAAAGACAAACCCCAAATTCACTGAGAAATAATTGCAGTAGTTTTGCTGCACTTCTGTTGTGCAAATTAAGCTCCAGCTGGATTAAGTAGCATGGATATTCTAAttagtgtgtttttttccccctaaagggGATGTTATAGGGTTGGTCTGTATGAACATGCATTTTTATATGTTCTAGCTGTGGTATTAAGTTAAATCGCCCACCACATTATTGAAAATACTCACAGGTTTATCATTTTCTGCTGGTAGCTCAAACACACATCTAAGTTTAGAATCCATGAGTTCTTCTGGCTTTGCTTCTTTCcactaaaaatttaaaaattataatcCGGTCACAATAAGGCTTATGGAAAAGGTAATGTAATTCAATTCCTTGTTGCGCTGCCTGGTTCAGGAAAAAATGCTTGGTTTAAAAGTACTGGGTGTTTATCAGATCAAGGCTTTCAACAATAACAACAAGTGTTTTACTTCCACTCCGCCAAGCATATAATTCTTAAGGTATACTTGTTAAAACTATCCTGTAAGGGATAGGAAGGTAC
This genomic interval from Lepidochelys kempii isolate rLepKem1 chromosome 13, rLepKem1.hap2, whole genome shotgun sequence contains the following:
- the VAPB gene encoding vesicle-associated membrane protein-associated protein B/C, which produces MAKVEQVLSLEPQHELKFKGPFTDVVTTNLKLGNPTDRNVCFKVKTTAPRRYCVRPNSGIIDAGTSINVSVMLQPFDYDPNEKSKHKFMVQSMFAPADTSDMEAVWKEAKPEELMDSKLRCVFELPAENDKPHDVEINKILSTTAKTESSVMSKSISSSLDDTEVKKVMEEYKRLQVEVQRLREENKQFKEEDGLRMRRAPQTNNPISASATVVKEEGLSTRLLALVVLFFIVGVIIGKIAL